The following are encoded together in the Desulfococcus multivorans genome:
- the cpaB gene encoding Flp pilus assembly protein CpaB produces the protein MGRTKALIPMILAVLIAAVGSFFVYNWLRGQKAPMPEIVESRKQETQTVAVAAANIPWGTKLTKEMVKAVPFLKSSIPAGAFIEPDKLVDRVVLVPVRENIPILESMLASADVKTGGMAVVVSPGKRAVAVRGDKVLGLSGLVHPGNRVDVLVSIADDNGEEITKLVLEKIPVLAAGPQMQLNEKGEPMPVDVYTLEVTPEESEKLALAATRGQLHFALRNIQDKDGILTQGATVEKTLASLRGAPPPVAPEPTPTAVKAPRPASRRIIRREPRVTVEVYNGDTKLERRLKY, from the coding sequence ATGGGCAGGACCAAAGCATTGATTCCCATGATCCTGGCGGTCCTCATTGCCGCCGTCGGGAGCTTTTTCGTCTACAACTGGCTGCGGGGGCAGAAGGCACCGATGCCGGAAATTGTGGAAAGCCGAAAACAGGAGACCCAAACAGTGGCTGTCGCCGCCGCCAACATTCCCTGGGGAACCAAGCTGACCAAAGAAATGGTCAAAGCCGTGCCGTTCCTCAAGAGCAGCATACCCGCCGGCGCGTTTATCGAACCGGACAAGCTGGTGGATCGGGTTGTACTCGTACCTGTCAGGGAGAACATCCCCATTCTGGAGTCCATGCTGGCCTCGGCCGACGTCAAGACCGGCGGCATGGCCGTTGTGGTCTCCCCCGGCAAGCGGGCCGTGGCGGTTCGGGGAGACAAGGTGCTGGGCCTTTCGGGTCTCGTCCATCCCGGCAACCGGGTAGACGTTCTGGTTTCCATTGCGGATGACAACGGCGAAGAGATTACCAAGCTGGTTCTCGAGAAAATTCCGGTGCTGGCGGCAGGGCCCCAGATGCAGTTGAACGAGAAAGGCGAGCCTATGCCGGTGGATGTCTACACCCTTGAGGTGACGCCCGAAGAGAGCGAAAAACTGGCCTTGGCAGCTACGCGTGGGCAGCTTCACTTTGCCCTGCGGAATATCCAGGACAAGGACGGCATCCTGACCCAGGGGGCCACCGTCGAAAAGACGCTTGCATCCCTTCGCGGCGCTCCGCCGCCTGTAGCGCCGGAGCCCACGCCGACGGCGGTGAAGGCGCCGAGGCCGGCATCCCGCCGGATCATCAGAAGGGAGCCCCGCGTGACCGTGGAGGTCTACAACGGCGACACGAAGCTTGAGAGAAGATTAAAATACTAA
- a CDS encoding CpaF family protein, translating to MRLTDFARRLEKQPKQPQQQALQTLEPKPPAPAPKPIIPEEYFELKTRIHDRLLDRIDLSVIENVEKNVLKAKLRSVIEELVREDGAGVPLNFAERERLFQEIQDEVIGLGPLEPFLQDPTVSDILVNTYERIYVERFGKLEPSDARFKDNDHLKRIIDKIVSAVGRRIDESSPMVDARLPDGSRVNAIIPPLAIDGPILSIRRFSVDPLEMNDLLSYKTLTPQIAEILQACVRAKLNILISGGTGSGKTTTLNVLSRYIPKNERIVTIEDSAELQLKQDHVVRLETRPPNIEGKGEVTQRDLVKNALRMRPDRIVLGEVRSSEAFDMLQAMNTGHEGSLTTIHANTPRDALMRLESMVAMANFDIPSEFMRRFISSAINVIIQLTRFSDGTRRLTNFQEITGMEGNVITLQEIFSFQQTGLDDKGGVRGCFRFHGIRPRFVEKFSAIGINLSQDLFDPNRSIEI from the coding sequence ATGAGATTGACCGATTTTGCACGAAGACTCGAAAAGCAGCCGAAACAGCCGCAGCAGCAGGCACTGCAGACATTGGAACCCAAGCCCCCGGCACCGGCCCCCAAACCGATCATTCCGGAAGAATACTTTGAACTGAAAACCCGGATCCACGACCGCCTGCTGGACCGGATCGATCTTTCGGTCATCGAAAACGTCGAAAAAAATGTTCTCAAGGCCAAGCTGCGGTCCGTCATCGAGGAGCTGGTCCGGGAGGATGGTGCCGGCGTTCCCCTCAATTTTGCCGAACGGGAGCGGCTTTTTCAGGAGATTCAGGACGAAGTCATCGGCCTCGGCCCCCTCGAGCCGTTTCTGCAGGACCCCACGGTTTCCGACATTCTGGTGAACACCTACGAGCGGATCTATGTTGAGCGTTTCGGCAAGCTCGAACCTTCCGACGCGCGCTTCAAGGACAACGACCACCTGAAGCGGATCATCGACAAGATCGTGTCGGCGGTGGGGCGTCGCATCGACGAATCCTCCCCCATGGTGGACGCCCGGCTGCCGGATGGATCCCGGGTCAACGCCATTATCCCCCCGCTGGCCATCGACGGACCGATCCTCTCCATCCGCCGGTTTTCCGTGGACCCGCTGGAGATGAACGACCTGCTCTCCTACAAGACCCTGACGCCCCAGATCGCCGAGATTCTGCAGGCATGCGTCAGGGCAAAACTCAACATCCTGATCTCCGGCGGCACCGGCAGCGGCAAAACCACCACCCTCAATGTGCTCTCCCGCTACATCCCGAAGAATGAACGGATCGTCACCATCGAAGACTCGGCCGAGCTGCAGCTCAAGCAGGATCATGTCGTCCGGCTGGAGACCCGGCCCCCCAACATCGAGGGCAAGGGCGAGGTGACCCAGCGGGACCTGGTGAAGAACGCCCTCCGGATGCGGCCGGATCGCATCGTTCTCGGGGAGGTGCGGAGCAGCGAGGCTTTCGATATGCTCCAGGCCATGAACACGGGCCACGAAGGGTCTCTCACGACCATCCATGCCAACACCCCCCGGGACGCCCTCATGCGGCTGGAGAGCATGGTAGCCATGGCCAACTTCGACATCCCCAGCGAGTTCATGCGGCGGTTCATCAGTTCCGCCATCAACGTCATCATCCAGCTGACCCGTTTCTCGGACGGCACCCGGCGGTTGACCAATTTTCAGGAAATCACCGGCATGGAGGGTAACGTCATCACCCTTCAGGAGATTTTTTCGTTCCAGCAGACCGGGCTGGACGACAAAGGGGGGGTCCGCGGCTGCTTCCGTTTCCACGGCATCCGGCCGAGATTCGTGGAAAAATTCAGTGCCATCGGCATCAACCTCTCGCAGGATCTTTTCGATCCCAATCGATCCATCGAGATTTGA
- a CDS encoding tetratricopeptide repeat protein, with protein MKKIRSRFCFNIVFIGMLCIISGCANDPSISGVKPTPYQLAATEALSEPDPADMETVANLSPQELEERGDAEYRRNNLPMAVVRYEQALRKSPNRISAHYKKGVALAAGNANTEAIQAFQAVIDRDPGHALAYQGLGRACFLQKEYPKAEKAFKTAVFLNPDLWKSHNFLGIISDYSGRYNDAVTHYLAAVRLKPDEGMLYNNLGVAQTMTGQHDAAVQSFNKARAAGYTHPKLYNNLGMALANAGRYDEALQAFTQSGGAAQAYNNMGCVYLSRGRKGEAIQCFETAIRLNPDFYETAAENLRRAKSAQTAPSPATPALKSPPQTLLKPMEID; from the coding sequence ATGAAAAAAATACGCTCCCGTTTCTGTTTCAATATCGTTTTTATCGGCATGCTCTGTATAATATCCGGGTGCGCCAACGATCCCTCAATTTCCGGCGTCAAACCCACCCCCTATCAACTGGCGGCGACCGAGGCCCTTTCGGAGCCCGACCCGGCTGATATGGAAACCGTTGCCAATCTTTCGCCCCAGGAGCTGGAGGAGCGGGGGGACGCTGAATACCGTCGGAACAACCTGCCCATGGCCGTGGTCCGATACGAACAGGCCCTTCGGAAATCTCCCAACCGTATCTCCGCCCATTACAAAAAAGGGGTGGCCCTGGCGGCGGGCAATGCGAACACCGAGGCTATCCAGGCTTTTCAGGCGGTCATCGACCGGGATCCGGGGCATGCTCTTGCCTATCAGGGCCTGGGAAGGGCCTGTTTTCTTCAAAAAGAATACCCGAAGGCTGAAAAAGCCTTCAAGACGGCTGTTTTTCTGAATCCCGACCTCTGGAAATCCCACAATTTCCTGGGCATCATCAGCGATTATTCAGGACGCTACAACGACGCCGTCACCCACTACCTGGCCGCCGTCCGCCTCAAGCCTGACGAAGGCATGCTCTACAACAACCTCGGGGTCGCCCAGACCATGACCGGCCAACATGACGCGGCAGTGCAATCCTTCAACAAGGCCCGGGCCGCCGGGTACACCCATCCAAAGCTCTACAACAACCTCGGCATGGCCCTCGCCAATGCCGGCCGCTACGATGAGGCCCTCCAGGCATTTACCCAAAGCGGCGGCGCGGCCCAGGCATACAACAATATGGGATGCGTCTATCTGAGCCGAGGCCGGAAAGGCGAGGCGATCCAATGCTTTGAAACGGCGATCCGGCTCAACCCGGATTTCTACGAAACCGCTGCCGAGAATTTGCGGAGGGCGAAGAGCGCTCAGACAGCGCCTTCCCCGGCAACGCCGGCCTTGAAAAGCCCGCCTCAAACTCTTCTGAAACCCATGGAGATCGATTGA
- a CDS encoding A24 family peptidase has product MTHTIENMILISCLGCMLLFAALIDLKSRKIPNLITLPSILTALIYHSAVNGMDGFIFGLAGMFVGIALMILPYLLGGAGAGDAKLLGAIGAVIGVHNVLQAFIYIAFTGLGSLILLLIFKRKQYGIYFMRHIIMIKAVLYTGKIFHVPALPEETQASKISYGAIIALGTIVYIVFQATGNNLITI; this is encoded by the coding sequence ATGACGCATACTATAGAGAATATGATTTTGATTTCATGCTTGGGTTGCATGCTGCTCTTTGCAGCATTGATTGACCTGAAGAGTCGGAAAATTCCAAATCTGATCACTTTACCTTCGATTTTAACAGCTTTGATATACCATTCCGCAGTCAACGGCATGGATGGCTTCATCTTCGGCCTTGCGGGAATGTTTGTCGGTATCGCATTGATGATACTTCCCTATTTGTTGGGCGGAGCAGGGGCGGGTGACGCAAAACTGCTCGGAGCAATCGGCGCGGTGATTGGCGTGCACAATGTCCTCCAGGCGTTTATCTACATTGCCTTTACCGGTTTAGGCTCTCTTATTCTACTTCTGATATTCAAAAGAAAACAATACGGCATTTACTTCATGAGGCACATCATCATGATTAAAGCCGTGCTGTATACCGGAAAAATTTTTCACGTGCCGGCGTTGCCGGAAGAGACCCAGGCCTCCAAAATAAGTTACGGCGCCATAATCGCATTGGGAACGATTGTATACATTGTTTTTCAGGCGACCGGCAACAACCTAATAACTATATGA
- a CDS encoding type II and III secretion system protein family protein, translated as MVSLWMVVMIAALMGFYDVARASDFQVLQYPEPQTLDLVVGQTIILKNRAPVRYRNLRINITDPKIAKADVPYSPDEILITGKNIGSTDMKLWQDQRLIEVFHLNVGFDVSRLKQKLNALLPQEKDLQVLSTHDSITLAGKVSNLTNLTTALSLASAYAPEDKIHNMAEVGGVHQVMLEVRVAEMQRSIGRDLGINFTYSRGKDFFGSALSALNASDLTGLNGLLEGNSGSGNVFSQAVSTILRFSSGDSLWTFFFDVLKSEGLAKILAEPTLMALSGQTATFRVGGEFPYPVQDDDGITIEFRPYGVGLNFTPTVMSQDKIGIQVAPSVSELDFANAVQVGGVFVPALTTREASTTIELGDGESFAIAGLLQDNVRNAVSKYPILGDIPVLGALFRSQQFQKNKTELVIIVTPHIVKPIQQGNPRLPTDFFNEPDDAEFYLLGAMEGFARRPVAGVGEGTLEGSFGHGIPSVGE; from the coding sequence ATGGTATCATTGTGGATGGTGGTGATGATCGCGGCTCTCATGGGATTTTACGATGTTGCCCGGGCGTCAGACTTCCAGGTATTGCAATATCCGGAGCCCCAGACCCTGGATCTCGTGGTGGGGCAGACGATCATTTTGAAAAACAGGGCGCCGGTGCGGTACCGGAACCTTCGCATCAATATTACGGATCCGAAGATCGCCAAGGCCGACGTGCCCTATTCTCCGGATGAAATACTGATTACCGGAAAAAACATCGGCTCAACCGACATGAAGCTCTGGCAGGACCAGCGACTGATCGAGGTGTTTCACCTGAATGTAGGCTTTGATGTCTCCCGGCTGAAGCAGAAGCTGAACGCGCTCCTTCCCCAGGAAAAGGACCTCCAGGTCTTGTCCACCCACGATTCCATCACCCTTGCCGGCAAGGTGTCCAACCTCACCAATTTGACGACTGCGCTTTCTCTGGCATCGGCCTACGCCCCGGAGGACAAGATTCACAACATGGCCGAGGTGGGGGGCGTGCACCAGGTCATGCTGGAAGTCCGTGTGGCGGAAATGCAGCGGTCCATTGGGCGAGATTTGGGGATAAACTTCACCTATAGCAGGGGAAAGGATTTCTTCGGATCGGCTTTAAGTGCCTTGAACGCATCAGACTTGACAGGCTTGAACGGTTTACTTGAAGGTAACAGCGGTAGCGGCAACGTTTTTTCACAGGCTGTGAGTACAATTTTAAGGTTCAGTTCCGGTGACTCTTTATGGACCTTTTTTTTCGATGTTTTGAAAAGCGAAGGACTGGCCAAAATTCTTGCCGAACCCACATTAATGGCCTTGAGCGGCCAGACCGCCACCTTCAGGGTCGGCGGTGAATTTCCCTATCCCGTTCAAGATGATGACGGCATCACGATCGAGTTCCGGCCATACGGCGTGGGCCTCAATTTCACGCCCACGGTGATGAGCCAGGACAAGATCGGGATCCAGGTGGCGCCAAGTGTGTCCGAACTTGATTTTGCCAATGCAGTTCAGGTGGGGGGTGTCTTTGTACCGGCTCTTACCACGCGCGAAGCCTCCACCACCATCGAACTGGGCGACGGGGAAAGCTTCGCCATCGCCGGTCTGCTCCAGGACAACGTCCGAAACGCCGTATCCAAGTACCCGATCCTGGGGGATATCCCGGTTTTGGGAGCCCTGTTCAGGAGCCAGCAGTTCCAGAAGAACAAGACCGAGCTGGTGATCATCGTGACCCCTCACATTGTCAAACCCATTCAGCAGGGCAACCCGCGTCTGCCCACGGACTTTTTCAACGAACCGGACGACGCCGAGTTCTATCTCCTGGGGGCGATGGAGGGATTTGCACGACGGCCCGTCGCCGGTGTGGGGGAGGGGACCCTGGAAGGCAGTTTCGGCCACGGCATCCCGAGTGTGGGTGAGTGA
- a CDS encoding type II secretion system F family protein: MIAKGLPDALDLMVVCVEAGMDLNAAMNKVAEEIHLTCPPLSEELRMMSLEMRAGKSRQKALRNLGMRVGLSAMDNLVTMLIQTDKFGTSSAQALRVYSDTFRTKRFAVAEEKAAKLGVKILFPLIFFIMPATFVILVGPGLIRIYETLGTSVRPMP; the protein is encoded by the coding sequence TTGATAGCCAAAGGGCTTCCGGACGCCCTGGACCTGATGGTGGTCTGCGTGGAGGCCGGCATGGATCTCAATGCTGCGATGAACAAGGTCGCCGAGGAGATTCACCTGACCTGCCCCCCGCTCAGCGAAGAACTCAGAATGATGAGTCTGGAGATGCGGGCAGGAAAATCACGGCAGAAAGCGCTCAGGAATCTCGGGATGCGCGTCGGGTTAAGTGCAATGGACAACCTCGTGACCATGCTCATTCAGACCGACAAATTCGGCACCAGTTCCGCCCAGGCCCTCCGCGTCTATTCAGACACCTTCCGGACAAAGCGATTTGCCGTTGCCGAGGAAAAGGCGGCCAAGCTCGGCGTGAAGATCCTGTTTCCACTGATTTTTTTCATCATGCCGGCAACATTCGTTATTCTTGTAGGTCCGGGATTGATCAGGATTTATGAAACTCTTGGAACCAGTGTCAGGCCGATGCCATGA
- a CDS encoding AAA family ATPase gives MAIQMIKVSIEAKDPGVGETFVKLVQLIGGMEILYPGDVVRPDLLIFELGDDVDEEFKAIRTLREAGAVGDFFLTSGNTDPDILMKAIKAGVTEFFSQPLVEEEVLESLRKFKRKFSEKSRHEIQKAGKIFHVLGGKGGVGTTTVAVNLAVSLAEQEENPSVVLVDLNMLYGEVPLFLSFEPLHDWSTISKNISRLDATYMMDILSAPYHGIRVLPAPNHLNGYYKPTADIIGHLLEFMRGMFDYVVVDGGQSLTDISLKGIEICDDVLLVSVLSLPCLANTNKIFKSFTDLGYFPRDRVKIIINRYMKNSDISIKDAEDSIDQKIFWTIPNDYHTTMAAINQGKPLKALEPKGIITKNFKMLADRLCQKEELPVRKEKKRWWGLSAN, from the coding sequence ATGGCGATTCAGATGATAAAGGTAAGCATCGAGGCCAAGGACCCGGGTGTCGGCGAGACGTTTGTCAAGCTCGTCCAACTGATCGGGGGCATGGAAATTCTGTATCCCGGCGACGTTGTTCGGCCGGATCTGTTGATCTTCGAGCTCGGGGACGACGTTGACGAGGAATTCAAGGCCATCCGGACCCTCAGGGAGGCCGGGGCCGTGGGGGATTTTTTTCTGACCTCCGGCAACACCGACCCCGATATTCTGATGAAAGCCATCAAGGCCGGCGTCACCGAATTCTTCTCCCAGCCGCTGGTTGAAGAGGAAGTTCTCGAATCCCTGCGAAAGTTCAAGCGCAAATTTTCCGAAAAATCGCGCCATGAGATCCAGAAGGCCGGCAAGATCTTTCACGTTCTCGGCGGAAAGGGCGGCGTGGGCACCACCACCGTGGCGGTAAACCTGGCGGTAAGCCTGGCGGAACAGGAAGAGAATCCCTCCGTCGTTCTGGTGGACCTCAACATGCTTTACGGCGAAGTCCCGCTGTTTCTCTCCTTTGAACCGCTCCACGACTGGAGCACCATATCCAAGAACATCTCGCGCCTGGACGCCACCTACATGATGGACATCCTTTCCGCTCCCTACCACGGCATCCGGGTCCTGCCGGCCCCCAACCATCTGAACGGCTACTACAAGCCCACGGCGGACATCATCGGCCACCTCCTGGAGTTCATGCGGGGGATGTTCGATTATGTCGTGGTGGACGGGGGGCAGTCCCTCACCGACATTTCCCTCAAGGGGATCGAGATCTGCGATGATGTCCTTCTCGTTTCCGTCCTGAGCCTGCCCTGTCTCGCCAACACCAACAAGATCTTCAAGTCCTTCACGGACCTGGGGTATTTCCCCAGGGACCGGGTCAAGATCATCATCAACCGCTACATGAAGAACTCCGACATCTCCATCAAGGACGCCGAGGACAGCATCGACCAGAAGATCTTCTGGACCATACCCAACGACTACCACACCACCATGGCCGCCATCAACCAGGGCAAGCCGCTCAAGGCCCTGGAGCCGAAAGGGATCATCACCAAGAATTTCAAGATGCTGGCGGATCGATTATGTCAGAAGGAGGAACTCCCGGTCCGAAAAGAAAAAAAACGCTGGTGGGGCCTGTCCGCGAATTGA
- a CDS encoding IS1634 family transposase gives MVEYFQLAHNERHPDTRKPVAKIIHNFGRADQLDRQELIRLCRSIARVCGITVVDPLDDEVLSATPPGEAGFFEDLKIQKTRAFGCPMVIEALWERLGLKKTLEGVVNAKGLRVPYERALMAMTANRLCDPESKLGVWDRWLSRVYLPSCDGLQLKHMYEAMDLLYANADKIEEAIFFHVADLFNLEVDLIFYDTTTASFHVDQEDDPDRHANATLRKFGHSKEGTWSPQVVVALAVTREGIPVRSWVLPGNTSDVATVEKVRADLRGWNLGRALFIADSGMNSEDNRRELARACGKYLLACRMSNVAEIRKKVLSKRGRYTVFKDNLHAKEVVVGDGERRRRYILCYNPREAERQRKHREMTVAILEKELESHKDASATAQWAIELLASRRFKRYLTVTKTNKVRIDRAKIREAKKYDGKWVLETNDDTISLEDAACGYKGLMVIERCFRSLKRTQIKMMPMYHWASRRIEAHVKICVLALLIERVAELACGKPWHQIQAALDELQITEFFNLNFRVLMRNELPTKTINILKLLKITPPKQVIELEKLT, from the coding sequence GTGGTCGAATATTTCCAGCTGGCGCATAACGAGCGCCACCCGGATACCCGCAAGCCGGTTGCCAAAATCATCCACAACTTCGGCCGTGCCGACCAGCTCGACCGGCAGGAACTGATCCGGCTGTGCAGATCCATCGCCCGGGTATGCGGGATAACCGTCGTCGATCCTCTCGATGATGAAGTTCTGAGCGCCACACCGCCGGGCGAAGCGGGCTTCTTCGAAGACCTGAAGATCCAGAAAACCCGCGCCTTTGGTTGCCCGATGGTCATCGAGGCCCTCTGGGAGCGGCTCGGACTGAAAAAGACACTGGAAGGCGTCGTCAACGCCAAAGGCCTGCGGGTTCCCTATGAAAGAGCCCTGATGGCCATGACCGCCAACCGGCTGTGCGATCCCGAGTCCAAGCTTGGCGTATGGGACCGCTGGCTCTCCAGGGTCTATCTCCCTTCCTGCGACGGTCTCCAACTCAAACACATGTACGAGGCGATGGACCTGCTGTACGCCAATGCGGACAAGATCGAGGAGGCCATCTTCTTTCACGTCGCCGATCTCTTCAATCTGGAGGTCGACCTGATCTTCTATGATACGACCACCGCGTCTTTTCATGTGGACCAGGAGGACGACCCCGACCGGCACGCCAATGCCACCCTGCGCAAGTTCGGCCACTCCAAGGAGGGCACGTGGAGCCCCCAGGTGGTGGTCGCCCTGGCGGTGACCCGCGAGGGCATCCCCGTGCGCAGCTGGGTGCTGCCGGGCAACACCTCCGACGTGGCGACCGTCGAGAAGGTTCGGGCGGACCTGAGGGGCTGGAACCTGGGCCGCGCCCTGTTTATCGCCGACTCGGGCATGAACTCCGAGGACAACCGCAGGGAACTGGCCAGGGCCTGCGGCAAGTACCTCCTGGCCTGCCGCATGTCCAACGTGGCCGAGATCCGCAAAAAAGTCCTGAGCAAGCGCGGCCGCTACACCGTTTTCAAGGACAACCTCCATGCAAAGGAGGTTGTGGTTGGCGACGGCGAGCGGCGCAGACGCTATATCCTCTGCTACAACCCCAGGGAGGCCGAACGGCAGCGCAAGCACCGGGAGATGACCGTCGCCATCCTGGAGAAGGAGCTTGAATCCCACAAGGATGCATCGGCAACCGCCCAATGGGCCATCGAGCTGCTGGCCTCCCGCCGCTTCAAGCGCTATCTGACAGTCACCAAGACCAACAAGGTCCGCATCGACCGGGCCAAAATCCGGGAGGCGAAGAAGTATGACGGCAAGTGGGTCCTCGAAACCAATGACGACACCATCAGCCTGGAGGACGCCGCCTGCGGCTATAAAGGCCTGATGGTCATCGAACGCTGCTTCCGCTCCCTCAAACGGACTCAGATCAAGATGATGCCCATGTACCACTGGGCATCCCGGCGCATCGAGGCCCACGTCAAGATCTGTGTCCTGGCGCTCCTGATCGAGCGTGTCGCCGAGCTGGCCTGCGGCAAGCCATGGCACCAGATTCAGGCGGCGCTGGATGAGCTTCAGATCACAGAATTTTTTAATTTAAATTTTCGTGTGCTCATGCGAAACGAGCTGCCCACAAAAACCATCAACATTCTTAAATTGTTAAAGATCACTCCTCCAAAGCAGGTCATCGAGCTGGAAAAACTGACCTGA
- a CDS encoding type II secretion system F family protein: protein MDLNDLMIPGIIFVALFAVAWLLFYSINLFLHADQANVKKRLANYSQTHYGATDDILKKRRKLSDIPLLNFILRILPLFDAMDDLVCQAKTSYPLGFYLLQSALLGMSGYVVGILIGARPALAVLLALVLMVSPFMYLKVKKNARLKKFRQQLPEGLDLIARALRAGHAFSNGLKLASEEFDDPLGTEFKETIEEINYGLSTAEALKNLARRVDCEDLRFFVIAVILQQESGGNLSELIENITRLIRERFKFYDKVQALTAEGRLSGLIIGITPFFLFSYFYYMNPDYLELILTRDIGRLMLIVSGVMLLIGLWIIKKIVDIEV from the coding sequence ATGGATTTGAATGATCTGATGATTCCTGGAATAATTTTCGTCGCCTTGTTCGCCGTGGCCTGGTTGTTGTTTTATTCTATAAACCTTTTCCTGCACGCTGATCAGGCAAACGTCAAGAAACGGTTGGCGAACTACTCTCAGACCCATTACGGCGCTACGGACGATATCCTGAAAAAGAGACGGAAATTGAGCGATATTCCGTTACTGAATTTCATCCTCCGCATACTGCCGTTATTTGATGCAATGGATGATCTGGTTTGTCAGGCGAAAACATCCTATCCGCTGGGTTTCTATCTGCTTCAATCCGCTTTGTTGGGTATGTCGGGCTATGTCGTAGGTATCCTGATCGGCGCTCGACCGGCCTTGGCGGTATTGCTGGCTCTGGTTCTGATGGTATCGCCATTTATGTATTTGAAAGTGAAAAAGAATGCCCGCCTGAAAAAATTCAGGCAACAGCTTCCCGAAGGGCTGGATCTCATTGCCAGGGCTCTTCGGGCCGGACACGCCTTTTCCAACGGTTTGAAGCTGGCCTCGGAGGAATTCGACGACCCTTTGGGCACTGAATTCAAGGAGACCATCGAAGAAATCAATTATGGCCTCAGCACGGCTGAAGCCCTTAAAAACCTTGCCAGGCGAGTGGACTGCGAGGATCTAAGGTTTTTTGTCATCGCTGTCATTTTGCAGCAGGAGTCCGGAGGCAATCTTTCTGAACTCATTGAAAACATTACGCGACTCATACGCGAGAGGTTCAAGTTTTACGATAAGGTGCAGGCACTTACGGCGGAAGGGCGGCTATCCGGACTCATCATCGGCATTACACCGTTTTTTTTGTTCTCCTATTTCTACTACATGAATCCGGATTATCTCGAATTGATTCTGACCCGCGATATCGGCAGATTGATGCTGATCGTTTCCGGCGTTATGCTGCTGATTGGGTTATGGATCATCAAAAAAATCGTCGATATTGAAGTATAA